In Clostridium sp. JN-1, one genomic interval encodes:
- a CDS encoding helix-turn-helix transcriptional regulator, producing the protein MLSAEKMKFLRQLHNLSQKDIGDYMGVSKNYISMIENRKHPYSKEQHDKYINAIYAVSTAKKKQKEDTTEILDDVKEVEENNKDKEVENVEEVQKSDKKSSKKTTK; encoded by the coding sequence AGTTCTTAAGACAATTACATAATTTGTCACAGAAGGATATAGGAGATTATATGGGAGTTTCTAAAAATTATATAAGTATGATAGAGAATAGGAAACATCCTTATTCTAAGGAACAGCATGACAAGTATATAAATGCTATTTATGCAGTATCTACAGCAAAGAAAAAACAGAAAGAAGATACTACTGAAATATTAGATGATGTTAAAGAAGTTGAAGAAAATAATAAAGATAAAGAGGTTGAAAATGTTGAAGAAGTTCAAAAATCAGATAAAAAATCAAGCAAAAAAACCACTAAGTAA